A stretch of DNA from Falsirhodobacter algicola:
ATGTTCGAAACGGAAGCGGGTGACGAGCGGGCTGATAGGATCGACCGCGGCGACGCGAAGTTCCAGCGCGTTCATGCCCGGATCTCCTGTGTTTCGGGAAGGATGCCGGGGGTCTCGGCATCGACGCAGACCCCCTGAAAGGCGCCGAGGCGGCGCGAGAAGTGATCGCGCACGAAGAGCACGAGGCCGCAATGCGCGCAGGTGAAGGGGTCGGTCGTGACATCCTCGGTCATGCCCTTGCAATGCACGCATTGCATCCGGCGGGCGATGGTGCCGCGATGTTCGGCCTGTATGGCATCGGCGGGCAGGCCGGCGGCTAGCGCCTCGGCGGTGGCCTGTCCGATCAGCCCCTCCGTTCCGGCAAGATAGAGCTGCGTGCC
This window harbors:
- a CDS encoding dimethylamine monooxygenase subunit DmmA family protein, which encodes MPRTAFTPSITSRPTYAPLRPHPAAPALMLADADGAEALMELAAADPALMARAHVIYIPAGAAHGPGLRALGSAMYHEAPSFAAATERFRKALTDARMGTQLYLAGTEGLIGQATAEALAAGLPADAIQAEHRGTIARRMQCVHCKGMTEDVTTDPFTCAHCGLVLFVRDHFSRRLGAFQGVCVDAETPGILPETQEIRA